AAAAATTAATTATGTAGGACATGATTTAGGTTTAAAATTAAATGATACGGTAGGTAATAATATTGCCTTTTGGTCTAGCTTAACAGATTCTTCTTTAATGTTTGAGGCTGCAATTTATTATTTTAGGTTAGAAGAAATAATTGATATTAAATGTGAATACCTATCTCAAGGGTGGAAGAAAAAAGTTGCTTTAGCAAGGCTACTTGCCTGCTTTGCTGATATTTGGGTTCTAGATGAACCAGAAATAAATTTAGATGAAGATAGTAAACAAAGATTGTTTCATGCAATTGATGTTAGAGCAGGAGAGGGAGGTATTATATTTATTGCCTCTCATTCTGAATTACCATTAAAAAATTATATTACATTAGATATAATGGATTTTATTCCTAGATTGGAAACAAATGCGAATGAATAAATTTTTTCTTATAACAAAAAGAGATTTTGCGGTAAATAATCATTTTATTAATATACTTATTAATATTGTTATTATCATTATATTAAATTCAATTTTAGTTATATCCACTTCCCAAGATTTTTTGAAAAATACTCAAGGTGTTGTAGCAGGAATATGGCTTAGTTATTTAGTAGTAAGTTTACTTAATATTGAAAAAATACTTTCTTCAGATATGGAAGATGGCACGTTGGATATTTTAAAAAGTTTAAATATCCCATATTTAACTATTTATTTATCAAAAGTTATAAATTTTATTATTATAACTCTTGTTCCTATGTCACTTATTACAGTGTTGTTATGTTTTTTATTTGATGCAAAAAGCCATATATATAACTTTTTAATAACGCTAATTTTAATTTCGCCAATAACTAGCATATTATCAGTGCTAACGTCTTTTTTAGTTAATAATTTTAAAAGCTCTGTCTTAACATTGATTATTTATTTTCCTATTATGATGCCAGTTTTAATAATAGGAATACTAGCCTGTTCTGGAGAGTTATATCTTAATAAAATTTTACTAGGATTG
The sequence above is a segment of the Sphingobacteriia bacterium genome. Coding sequences within it:
- the ccmA gene encoding heme ABC exporter ATP-binding protein CcmA, which encodes MLTLDNLSLSFNDEIIFQNLSINLAKTSIVKVKGINGAGKTTLLKIIAQILKPNTGEIFWQGKPLKHSNAKINYVGHDLGLKLNDTVGNNIAFWSSLTDSSLMFEAAIYYFRLEEIIDIKCEYLSQGWKKKVALARLLACFADIWVLDEPEINLDEDSKQRLFHAIDVRAGEGGIIFIASHSELPLKNYITLDIMDFIPRLETNANE
- a CDS encoding heme exporter protein CcmB, with product MNKFFLITKRDFAVNNHFINILINIVIIIILNSILVISTSQDFLKNTQGVVAGIWLSYLVVSLLNIEKILSSDMEDGTLDILKSLNIPYLTIYLSKVINFIIITLVPMSLITVLLCFLFDAKSHIYNFLITLILISPITSILSVLTSFLVNNFKSSVLTLIIYFPIMMPVLIIGILACSGELYLNKILLGLDIIILSFILLKAYSK